The sequence AGCAAGCGGCCGTCCGGCCTGAGCTGGGGATGGAGTCCCGGGCCCAGGGCCACACTCGGGAAGCCCGGTCCCTTCGGGCATTTCAGAGCCCTGAGCTTGGCCTCGCTCACTTGCATGCGAAGTCCTGAAGTTGTTGTGCGCAGCTTGTCTCTAGGCGCGCGATGGCAGAACAGCTGGCTGCCTTCCAGCCCTCATTCGTGGGCCGTGTCTTCTTCCAAGTCGATGTGCTGGGGTtgggagtgttttgttttgttttttttttatagtccattgcttttttttttttttttttaattttatttatttatttatttttggctgcgtggggtcttcgttgctgcgcgcgagctttctctagttgtggcgagcgggggctattctttgttgcagtgcgcgggcttctcactgcggtggcttctcttgttgcggagcatgggctctaggtgcgtgggcttcagtagttgtggcacacgggcttagtagttgtggcttgcgggctctagagcgcaggctcagtcgttgtggctctcagactctagagcacaggctcagtagttgtggctcgtgggctgtagagcgcgggctcagtagttgtggctctcagactctagagcgcaggctcagtagttgtggcgcacaggcttagttgctccgtggcacgtgggatcttcccggaccagggctcgaacccgcgtcccctgcagtggcaggcggactcctaacccctgcgccgccagggaagccccggggtgTGGTTTTCAGCAGTCGCGGCCCAGGCAGGCTCCCTGTGCGCGTCCTCGCTGGCGTAACCGCGTGCCTCTCTGTCTCGCAGGCTCCGCCAGCAGCCCCCGGCCGGCCGCAGCCGCACCTACcggaggagggagcaggaggcCCGCGAGGAGCCGGCCCGGGCCCCCAGCCCGCCCGCGCACGCCACCCAGGGGCCCCGGGAGGCTGGAGGAAGGAGCGAGGACGTGATGAAGAAGGCCCTTGGCGAGGAAGGGCTGGGACTGGCGGGTCCCGCCAGATGGCAGAGCGTCCGCGTCGGAGGCCAGAGCCAGCCGCGGAACCCGGGGGGCCAGATGCCGGCTGGCGTCGGGGAGAAGTTGTCCCAAGACCTGCACCCGTGCGTACTCGGAGGCCACGGCTTGACCTCCCAGAGCCCAGGGACATCCCAGTCGCTGCCGAGAGTTCTTTCCCCCGAGGACCTGAGCTGCGTGGAGATTCCCATCCCGCTGAGCGACGGGCACTTGCCGGCTGTCCCTCAAGTGCCATTTCAGCCTCCAAACGGTGCTCGCGATTTGGAATCCACCAGGAACCCCGAGAAGGGCGGCTCCTTGGCCCCCTTACCCCGGCCTCGGTTTGGGAGACCGCTCAAGCCTCCATCTTACGGCTCCCACCGACACTGTAGGGCCGGCGCGGAAAACGGCAGCTCCGCGGACAGCCGGCAGCCGGACTCGCCTGCTGCCCCCTCGGCCAAGGCGAACGCCGCCGCCAGGCAGGAGCCGTGCGCGCCCGACCCCGGCCTGGAGCCCCCGGTGTACGTGCCTCCGCCCTCCTACCGGCCGCTCCAGGCCGCCGCACCCGCCTGCCCGGGGGAGGCCCGAGGGCGGAGGCCCGAGGGCGGAGGCCGCCGTGCGCAGCGGCGCCCGATGGAGAAGGATGCCGCCGGCGGCCAGCCCCCTTGGGGCCCCCGGGGAGCCGGGGAGGAGCGGGGGCCCGGCCTGTGCTCTCCTGTCGGGGTCCTCCCGCAGCCCCGCCCCGCCACGGCTTGTGACGGCTCCGTCCTGTACATCCCCTTCGACGACCCACGGATACGACACATTAGACTCGCCCGACCCCACGGGTTCTGGGAAGACGTGAAGCTGGACGGCCCTGTCCCTGCCCCAGAGCCGGCGCCTGGAAGCCTGCAGCGGGAGGCTGCCGTTCGGGGCCCCTCGGGGAGCGAGAGCCGCCCCACCCCGGCCGATCCCAGCGCCCCCTGGCTGTGGGACCGGCTCCCCAGGGGTGGAGAAGACGGTGGCTTTGCTGACCAAAGAGACGCCTGCGTCGTCACTCGGAGTCAGCGGCCCGACGTGCGCGAAGAAAGCCCCGTGTCCTCCCCGAGCCCCCAGGGCGAGGGTACCTGCGAGACACAAACCCAGCTCAGAAAGTTCGAAGCTGGGCTGCAGACCAAgaaaagttcaaagaaaaaaatgagcgaGACCATATTCTGTTTGGTTTCCATCCCAGTTAAGTCAGAATCACATCTGCCAGCTACAGATACGAACAACAACGACTTGAAGCAGAGCGCGGATAAGAGGCCTGGGCCCGAGAAGAGCGCGGCTCTGCCAGAGCAGAGCCTGCTGAGCTTGTCCTCCACCGACCTGGAGCTGCAGGCGCTCACGGGTGGCATGACCGGGAGGACGGAGGAGCTCTGGGAACCAGACCCGGGGGGCCCCGGAGGAGACCAGCCAACCGACGGCCCCAGGTTCCCACAGCCTGCGAAGCACCGAGCGCTCGCGTGTCCTGGCTCGTGGCCCGGGCAGCAGTACAGAGACCAGCAGACGCAGACCAGCTTCGCCCAGGAATCCCACAGCCCGCGGCCCCTCCCCGGGGAGATGCGGGGAGGGTCCCCCGACGCCGCGCTGCCTCCAAGATGTTTGGACGCCTTCGGGGTTCAGATGCACGTGGCGCTGGCGTCCAGTGACCAGAGCCAGAGGCCCGGGGCTCCTTCCCCGAAAGGCCAAGGGGGGCCCCTCAGCCCGTGCAGCGGCAGCGCCTTCTCAGGGTCTTCCTCGTCCAGGAACCAGGCCCCCAGCCCGGGTGAGCCACGCGTGGACGGCCGTGGCCGCGGAGGCAGCCCGGTGCCCAGGGCCGAGGTGGTCAAGGGGGCGACCACAGGCCCCTGCAACAGTAGACAGCCGTTCGGGCAGTTCCTCCTGAAGCCCGTTAGCcgccgcccctgggacttgatcAGCCAGTTGGAAAGTTTCAACAAGGAGCttcaggaggaggaagggagcaggGACGGCGGTGGCGACGGCAGCGGCAGCGAGGACAGTGAGACAGAGCCGCCCTGGGGAGGCCGTGCCCAGCCCGCGCCCGAGCGCCCAGGCCTCCCGGAGGGCAGGGCACCCGAGGACCCGGAGCCCAGGCCGGGCAGCGTCAAGGGCAAGCCCGAGAGCTGGGGCGAGGGGGCGAGGCCTCGGTCCCCCGGGCCCCGGCAGGCAGAAGGCAGCGGACGCCCCGCGGGGCCGTCGCCCCCCGGGAGCTGGATGGCGGAGGAGGGGGACCGGGAGGTCGAGGCCGGGGTGCCCGAGCCGGCCGTCAGCCCGAGGCCTGCGAGACGAGCAGCGTCTTCCGGGCCGAGCGATGCCGGAGCGGGGCCCCCGCGCGATGCAGCGGAACCGAGGGCGCCCCCGCCGGGTCGGGAGCTCCGCGGCGGGCTCGCTGCTGCGGAGCTGGGCGCCGCCAGCGCACCCACGGCGGGCGGCGGGGAGCAAGGGGCCACGGGGGCCCCGCTCTCTCTGGCTGGCAAGCCCCGAGGCCTGTCGGCGCCAGACTTGAGGTCTGTGGGGCTGACGCCGGGGCCGGAGCAGAGCGCCGGCCAGGTAGCGGGGTCTCCGGGGGAAGCCAGTGCAGTAGAAATACCCCCAAACGAGTCTCTCCAAGCCAGGGCTGCCAGGATCCTGGGCATTGAGGTGGCCGTGGAGTCCCTGCTGCCAGGCGCCCGAAGGACAGGGCAGAGCCAAGACCCCGAGGCCGACGGAGGTGCCCGCAGGCTTGAGGCCCCCAGGCAGGAGGCAGCGGCCGGCCCAGCCCAGCGGTGTGACCCCGCCGCGTCCGCCGACGCCTTCTACAGCAGGAGGCGGTGCGGCTGGACCGAAAGCCCGCTGTTTGTGGGAGAAGGGGCCAGCGCCCGGCAGGTTCCCCGGGCCTCGGGGCCCGCGGGCGTGGACGGGGCCGTCGCCAGCAAGGCCCCTGAGCCTCAGCCCCGCCCCCAGGAGTGCCAGCCCTTCCATCCCAAGGACGTGGGGACAAAGCCACCCTTCAGGTCCACCTTGTTCCATTTTATAGAAAGGACCCCAAATTTGGCAGCCTCAGAGAAGAGGCTCCGAAGCACGTCCAAAGTGATTGAAAGTTTACAGGAGAAACTGGCGTCCCCCCCGCGGAGGGCAGACCCCGACCGCCTGATGAGGATGAAGGAGGTGAGCTCTGTGTCTCGGTTGAGGCTCCTGACCTCGCGGGGCGCAGACGCTGCGGAGGAGGCCGAGGAGCCGAAGGCCGAGAGGGGCCCCGGGGCGCGGCCGGGAGGCCCGGGGGCTCTGAGCGCCAGGCACAAGCTCTCTGACCCCAGGGGTGCCCTCCCGCTGGAGGAAGACGGGCATCCGACAGCACAAAGGGAGGAGAACGGCGGTCAGGACTTCTGGTGCCCAGGTGAGGATCGGGCAGGCGGGCGGGCGCGTTCAGTGTTCATTTGACGTCCCGAGAGCATCAGAACACAAGGTTGGTGGATGCTGACACCTGCAGATTCAGAAAAGGTGCAATTGACCCTGTGCATTAGGGGCCAAAAGAGTCTTCATTTTACCAAGAATCATCCAGAAGCTTTCCTTAAAAAGCGAGGTCTTATAGTGTATGTTAAATGATCCAGTCTTGATAGAAATTATCTGTGTAAGCAACTAGGTAAAATTCCAGACATAAACAAACTTGGGGGCCCCTAACTGTGAAGAGGTCCATCAGTAAAGTATTCCAGCTTTAGTGCAGGCCCCTTGACCAGTCTCGTAGGAGACCATGGCATTTGTACTCTGTATTCTCTTCCCAAATAATAGCCATTCACCCAGATAACCCTCGTTGCTTTATTAACCTAATGGGAAAAGACGTACCAGTCGATCCAATAAACTCCCTGCCCCGTGATTCTTGCAGAATCCTTTGTCCccatttttatctgttttcacCACCACACCATTCATAAGACTTGAGAGGTCTAGAAAGAATTAGCAGTTTGCTTTTCTCAGTACCCACCTACCCCTGGAAGTTCACCCGCCAACCCTCTTTCTTCCAGCCCCTGAGCTCCGATGGCTGAGACCCAGGGGAGCTGGCTCTGGCCGCAGCATCCTGCAGGCCCATGAGTCCTGCGTCCTCTCACCTTCACGTGTCCCCTGAGCCTTCTTCAGCATGTAGAACCACAAGGCAGGTTCCCATGACAGCGACAGTGACGCCCCCAAACACCTGTTCACCCTCTCGGCTCTGACATGAACAGGCGAGAGAGCCCTTGGCATCTCTGTTTCAGGCATGTCTGTTTCAGGCGCCGGGGATTATCGATTATATACCCTAGACACGATTAGAGGAAATTCAAAGTCCACATCATAAACTACCGACTAGAAGGGCCCCTTCTGCTGGAAGGGTGAAGCGCGCCCCTTCCTCAGTGTTCCGGCGCTGTCCCCGGACCCCGACCCCAGCCCGGCCTCATCAGCCAGGCCCTCCCATCTGACTAGCTGCCCCGACCGGGTGGCCCCCAACCCTCGCTGCTCTGCTTCCTGTTTTGAAATCCAAGGGTTTAAAAGGAGACGGAGAAGATCACTGGTTTCAGCTGGAAGAGTCCCGAAACTTTGGTTTAACAAAAAAATCTCCTTGGCGCTTTTTCAGTTTTCCCACAAATGCAGAGTGATTCTTACGAGCCAACATTGCTCCCACCCTCACACAGCATCCATGATCGAAAGAACTCATTTGTCGGCGCCCTCTTGGGTCATCTGAGTTGACAAAGTTGGTCTTTGCTGCGGAAGAGAATACCAGGAATGTGGAGCCTTTGCCGTTACGGTGGAAAGAACTCCATGACCCATTTTGTGAGCCATCGGGATTTGTCAGGCTGCAGCATGAgaccctctccccccaccaaaaaTAGGCCCCCTGGCTTTAAAGTGCTGGTTAAAAGGACATCGTCACAGGCTTTTAAAGTgcgtttctttatctataaaatcagGATGATTTTTGTCAGTGCTCCTGAGAATTATAAGGATTTTTAAAGTAAGACACATCCTGTTATAAGGAAAACACCGGTTTGTAAAGATCGCTATGCCTCTGTCCATGGCCACGTATTTCGGGGAATATGTTGTTACAAAAATTTTCTAGTTCAATTCAGTACTCCCTCAATTCGTAGCCTGACCCTTTGACACGTGAATGGGGCCAGATAGGTGTCTGAAATCACCTAGGTAATGTTGATTTTCGTTTTAGCCAGCCATTCaaactccaccccacccccatgacttttatattttttaaccatAGTTTCCAACAGTTCGAGACTTTGATTACTTTTTTGTCTCTCCATCTGGTGCATTTGTTATTGACGCACAACAAGATGAGCAGAAATCTGAAGGCAGAGAGCTCCTCGTGGTGATAGTTACCTCGAGCTTCCTGAAGTGGCCGTATAGCACGACCCACAGGGGCGATTTCGCGCACGTGCAGCAGCTCAGGTGACGCCGTCAGCCTTTCAGGTGATGGTCGCCAGGCCTCAGTATTCAAAGCCAGTCCTTCTGAGAGGTCTTTGATTGACATAGTAAAGGCTTGTTGCTCGTAAGCTTTTGGACTCTTTCCTTTTgatgtattttatcattttaggCACAAGAGTCATCATCTCCGTCCCCGCCCAACCCCTGCCTCTGTCACCCCAGTGCGCCGGacccccttcactgcccctgaactCACAGGCCGCTTAAATTCAGATTTTGTTCTGGAATTTTCCAACAAGATTATACCGTGTATATCtgtaacaacacacacacacacacacacacacacacacacacacacacacccttctagAAGCTTATTATCTATGTTGTGTACCCATTGTGTCATAAAGACTTTCCTTCAGCTTAAAGATGGTCATTTCAGTGAACATTTTTTAGTGGTTTTTTGGACTCTAGCTAAGAAGTCAGCAGCTCAAAACTAATTCAGGTCATAGAATCCATCTCTGCTGGATGGATTACGTTCCAGGTCAGAAGTGTAATCCTGGCACATCAGGTCCTGCTGGTCCCATCAGCCTCTGCTGGCTGCTCTCCTAATAGAAGTTCAGGAGAAGAGTAGGGGGAGCCTATCTGCTTGGGCCCGCGGTGGGGAACCTGAGGCAGTTTAATGATGCCAAATAATGCCGTTAGAAGGCTGGGCGTCAGCACGTCCTCAAGGGCAATAGCTTTTGAGGGTGTTCCTACTCGAAATACCCACGAGGGCGGGCCTTAGTGATTTGTCTTCACCTGAAATGGTGCCCATGGGAACCAGGATTCCAAATACCGAGGGTAATGACTTCTCTGTTCTCTGGACCTCTGCTGGCCGGTGTGGTAGCCCCTGGTCACACATGGctcctgagcacttgaaatgtggcctgTCCACATTGAGGTGTGCTGTAAGCGTAAAACACACGCCAGAGTTCAAAGACATTCACCCCCAAAATCTAAAacttctcaataatttttatactgatcACCTATTGAAATGATAACCTTTTGGCTTTATCTggtgaaataaaatacatcattgaaattaatttcacctatttcctTTTGTTTGCTTTAACACGGCtactgaaaactttaaaataacatgCTGTGGCTCAcgttatatttttattggaccTCGACCCCCCATGATCTGAAGAAGGAGCCCCTTGTTCTACAGAAATCTGTCCGTGGCCCCCTGTCTCTGGGCCCTCAGCTTCCGCAGTGGCGGTCAGGGAGCAGGCATGTCCTGTGGAGGCCTCTCCGTGCACCCGCCCTCGGGTGGGCTGCTCGGGGCCCCGGGGCTGTGTCACTGGAGGCTTAATAGACACACAGCCTCTCCAGGCCTCTCTGCTGCCGGCAGTGAGCCCACCCGCCTCATTCTCAGCGGAGAAAAGGGCATCTTTGCTCACAGGGGGTCCCTCCGAATCCACGTAAGATGAGGCCGATTGAGCACAGAGATGTAGCTCAGCTGCCACCCCACGCTGTCACGGTGGCTGTGAAGCGTGGACCCTCGGAAGGCGGCTGACTCATCGGGAGCTCTGCTTGCTTCCAGACCGAGGGGCACTTGGTGCAGTAGATGTTTATAGAGCAGCAGACTGCTTCCCACAGGAAGAGCCTGCCCTGTCTGGCTTGTGGCATGCGGCTCGAGTGCGACACACGCTGCCTTAGTCATCGCGGTTGTGGTGTCTTGTCGTAAACACATCGTGGGCCGTCGAGAAGGTGTTCGGAGGAGGCGGCAAAACATTTTGCTGCCAGAGGGGTGGGCCTCCGTGCGGCCTCCAGGATGCACGTGGTCCAGAGGCTTTGGGAAGAGATGGCTCTGCAACAGCTGTAGTAACTGCCGAATTGTACCACCCCTCCAGGTTTCCTACGTGTTTTCTCTTGAGAACTTAGGAACCGTTTGAGCTGCCGTGGCAGGAAATTCTGACCATGGGAGCCACACGCGTAAGCCTCAGGTTTGCCTGGACCCCAGAGATCTGTGGCCCCCGAGGGCCTAGCCACAGCCCTAATGACGGTCTAGGACGGTTGTTCTTTCGTGTGGTGTCCCGTTTCGGAAACCCAGGCCACCTGGGCCCAGTGTGTGTGCCTGCAGAACAGATCAGCGTGGCAGCCCAGACTCCCAGGGCCTGCTGGCGGCTGTCGGGTCAGAGACAGGAGCACCGTCATTGCCAGCCCAGCTCTCAGGGTCTCAGGGTCCTCAGGCCCTTCTGGGACATCACTGATCACAAGGACACGCATTCTGCAGCAAGGTTTCCTTAGAGTCGTAATTTACACGCACACGCAATAAATATCCTCTTTACCGTCAGCTAAGAGCGTCACTGCTGCTTTACAAGAGTTGCATTTAAAGTTAATTATGCTCCACTGGGAACAACAGGAAGGGACCATCAAAATACTAAGCAACTCCCATTTTTCCGTCTGTGATTAGGTAGTGGTCATACACGTCCCTTTAAAACAGCCTTTAGACTGTTTAGATAGCTTTTTACTCCGTAGTGAAAAATACCAATAAGATGGGTGAGATGTCTGAAAATGAACGTTTCTACACATGTGGACTTGGTTCCCTAAAcatatttatttctggtctgaggATTAAACAGACAACAGACCAGTTGAATATACCGCtacttgtcttttgttttcttttttgcagacTCGTACGACCCTAGCAGGGTGGAGAGGGTGTGATGACGCGCGAGTGGGGTGCGGGGCTGTGTCATCTGCTAACGGAGTGATCTCCGAGCTGGCCTCAGCCCCGCCGCCCGGGAGGAAGCTGGGACCCTCGCTGTGATATCCTGTCCCCACTGCCGCCAGGAAACTCATCAGCCCTAAAGAGTCACTCTGTGGAAGTAAAGCAGTAGTCCGTTGAAACCATCTGTTTTTATAGCacgaagagttaatacctatatTTAGAAAAGAGTCACAAAGACCCTCCTTAATGATGGGTTTAGCCAAGCTGGTAAAGAGTTTGGTGTTAATCTGGCTGTATGTGAAAACTCAAACGTGGATGATATGATGAATGATTTTAAAAGGACCGTGAATGTCGCAAAACCCCCTTCGCTTCCCCGTGGCCTGCGGTCCACGCTCATGTCACGGAGTTTGGAATGTAGGCCGTTGCTAGTGTGTCAGCACTTTGAGTTCTGGGGAAATGTGAACGCATATGTATGATCCATTTCTCATCAGTCTGGCCTTCTGCTGAAGTCACTTTACGTATAAGTAACTTGCCATCAGAGAATAAAGCTGTAGCTTTTAAGTTCCCGAAAGATTAAAACTTGTACCATAATGAACTAAGAGTGTTATTTATCTGGCAATGAGATACTTTGATCGTTTGCAAACATGATGTTGTCTGCTTTGCACTCagtattatctatttttatttcctgtatgGATGTTTAGAAATtctttatatgaaaaataattgcTGGTTTAAAATAGACCATTTTAACAAAGTAACtatatttctttttacaaaaatgcTATTTTTCTATGATGTAAACAATTGTTAGGTGGCAGATTTTTAAGGAAGTTTATTGTATTTAAGAGTCTGTATCCCTTTGTGTGAGAGGAACCCAAAGAGGGTTCACATTTGCTTTAAAGCATATAGCCCTTACCCGTTCACAACTCTGCTACTTTTAGTTTATCTTAGAAAGAGATGTCAATATAGGCATTTTTCAGGgttaataaaattaacttttcacaaagatttttttacaAATAGAGCTGTACGGTTATATTTGGAAATAACCCTCTTAAAACCAGCCAACATCCTTATGACAAATTTTTGCTGCCATATCCACTAGAATTACCAAAAAACATAGTTTCATCTTTGTATGTCTGTGGGGATCCGCCCTGAGACCATACTTCCCTTCTTCCCACCCCGCCCCtttaaagaaatatgtatttttatctaGAATCATCCTTAATTAGCGTCTGCATAGTTTTCAAAAGTGCTAGAGACATTATATGTATGCCATTACAAAAGTATTATGAGGCCTATGTATTCTACTGTTTACTATTGCATTAACCTGCACAAAGTTTATGCATTTTTTATGCATTTGTCACTTCTTTCTAAGTCGGGCGTTCTTGTGAGCTAACATTTCCTGAATGGTTTcttgtctcctccctccctccttttcctctccttttttttttttttttttttcctttctttcttctttccttctctctctctctttttcagaaACCACCTTATCTATTTTTAGGCATTTCAAATTCCTAAAATGTGAACTATTGGGTGGTCTGCAGTTTGGCCCTAAAATGACTCTGGGCTTTCATGGCCTGTTTTTATCTGTACCTTATGATTTTATTTCATCAGAACTTCATGTATTTGGATGGTAATAAACAACACAGAATCCAAGCAGTCCTGAAAAGTCTTTTCAAACACACTTCTCCGCAGCCTTGGTTCTTACCTGTTACTCATAGTCACTCCTTTCCAGATTTTGGTTCCTGTGAAATTAGAGGACTCTCTGCTTCTTACAACACCCGGGGATGACGGGCCAGGCCTCTGCCAGGAATGGCTGAAACTGTTTTTCCCAGGAAAGATGTCGTGGGGAAGAGGCCGCTTGACTCTGCTGTAGTTGGTGAACCACGGGGGTCATCTGGTAGCACTCAGTGAGGGCggctcctggggggggggggtcctcgtGGGGTGTGCCTCCCTGTTAAGTGCAGATGAAGGAGggcatgtgtgtatatacgtatGCACATAGACACATGCCTGTGTCATCCATGTACATACCTCTTAACGGTTCTGACttccccttacattttttttttttttaaaagagttatttatttatttattcatggctgtgttgggtcttcgtttctgcgcgagggctttctctagttgtggcaagcgggagccactcttcatcgcggtgcgcgggcctctcactatcgcggcctctcttgttgcggagcacaggctccagacgcgcaggctcagtagttgtggctcacgggcctagtcgctccgcggcatgtgggatcttcccagaccagggttcgaacccgtgtcccctgcactggcaggcagattctcaaccactgcgccaccagggaagccctccccttaCATTTTGTTGGTCCCATCTAACACTTCTTTGAACCCAAAGAATCCAATTACAGCTTATTccttgagagaaagagaaggacccTAAAGGGAAGAAATTACCAAACCTTATGTATATCACAAACCAACCAAACTGCGacactcttcctttcttctgaatTGTTGTATCATAGCATTCTGAAAGCGTTCTGAAAATGTAGTGGAAGTTATCAGTATTTATACTTCTAACCTTAATTTCTGGATTCCAGCCTGTACATAAGTCttccaggggtggggaggtgtggggATGGTAACTTTGAAAATGTGGCTTTTAAACTTGCATATTCTGAGGTAAATAATACAGTCTCTAATCAAAAATAGCTTTTCCAGGGGTTTTGGAGTTCAGCtgattattcttttattatttctgtttcttatacACACACAACCCTCTGTTATCATTTGTGGCTGGAAAAGAAGTtttcatattttgtgtttgtcattctttttctcattcagaTGACTTACTATTACTGTTTAATAATTGGTGGCTTATAAAATCAAAAGTTCTAATTTTGGCTGTTTGgactaaaaaaattatatgaggaatcacatttgaaatgtatttgtatttctcgatttgcaaaagaaagggaaaatgttgTTAATATAGCTGCAATTACCTTTCTTTGAAGAAAATTTCTGAATGATTGAAAACCAAATATCTTTAGTATCGTTTTGAACCTTCCGTTTCTGCAGACCACAGAAAACACCTAAGGATGCACAGCCCCTGATTGCATCTTCAGAATCCTTTTCCACGTTGTACGTTAACTATTTgggttccttt comes from Balaenoptera ricei isolate mBalRic1 chromosome 2, mBalRic1.hap2, whole genome shotgun sequence and encodes:
- the JCAD gene encoding junctional cadherin 5-associated protein, giving the protein MYSVEDLLISHGYKLSRELPAPRKDDGEGRQPVRPRAPAGPGLLNGCDDGPAASPRGQASLGTGRLSEPESRGRGPRSLGEPPSAAAAARIPEAGLRQQPPAGRSRTYRRREQEAREEPARAPSPPAHATQGPREAGGRSEDVMKKALGEEGLGLAGPARWQSVRVGGQSQPRNPGGQMPAGVGEKLSQDLHPCVLGGHGLTSQSPGTSQSLPRVLSPEDLSCVEIPIPLSDGHLPAVPQVPFQPPNGARDLESTRNPEKGGSLAPLPRPRFGRPLKPPSYGSHRHCRAGAENGSSADSRQPDSPAAPSAKANAAARQEPCAPDPGLEPPVYVPPPSYRPLQAAAPACPGEARGRRPEGGGRRAQRRPMEKDAAGGQPPWGPRGAGEERGPGLCSPVGVLPQPRPATACDGSVLYIPFDDPRIRHIRLARPHGFWEDVKLDGPVPAPEPAPGSLQREAAVRGPSGSESRPTPADPSAPWLWDRLPRGGEDGGFADQRDACVVTRSQRPDVREESPVSSPSPQGEGTCETQTQLRKFEAGLQTKKSSKKKMSETIFCLVSIPVKSESHLPATDTNNNDLKQSADKRPGPEKSAALPEQSLLSLSSTDLELQALTGGMTGRTEELWEPDPGGPGGDQPTDGPRFPQPAKHRALACPGSWPGQQYRDQQTQTSFAQESHSPRPLPGEMRGGSPDAALPPRCLDAFGVQMHVALASSDQSQRPGAPSPKGQGGPLSPCSGSAFSGSSSSRNQAPSPGEPRVDGRGRGGSPVPRAEVVKGATTGPCNSRQPFGQFLLKPVSRRPWDLISQLESFNKELQEEEGSRDGGGDGSGSEDSETEPPWGGRAQPAPERPGLPEGRAPEDPEPRPGSVKGKPESWGEGARPRSPGPRQAEGSGRPAGPSPPGSWMAEEGDREVEAGVPEPAVSPRPARRAASSGPSDAGAGPPRDAAEPRAPPPGRELRGGLAAAELGAASAPTAGGGEQGATGAPLSLAGKPRGLSAPDLRSVGLTPGPEQSAGQVAGSPGEASAVEIPPNESLQARAARILGIEVAVESLLPGARRTGQSQDPEADGGARRLEAPRQEAAAGPAQRCDPAASADAFYSRRRCGWTESPLFVGEGASARQVPRASGPAGVDGAVASKAPEPQPRPQECQPFHPKDVGTKPPFRSTLFHFIERTPNLAASEKRLRSTSKVIESLQEKLASPPRRADPDRLMRMKEVSSVSRLRLLTSRGADAAEEAEEPKAERGPGARPGGPGALSARHKLSDPRGALPLEEDGHPTAQREENGGQDFWCPDSYDPSRVERV